A single window of Hyla sarda isolate aHylSar1 chromosome 2, aHylSar1.hap1, whole genome shotgun sequence DNA harbors:
- the ZIC2 gene encoding zinc finger protein ZIC 2, which produces MLLDAGPQFPALGVGTFARHHHHHHHHHAAVAAAAAAAAEMQERELSLAQNSFVEPAHMGAFKLNPSGGSGGSGGSGSAGGSGSSGGAGGSGPHDLSPPGQSSAFTSQAGYPASALAPHAAYTGAAFNSPRDFLFRGRGFAEGATAAGGGQHGLFGPPTGSLHHHPHHHQLSHGEHPQSHLLFPGIHEQHAAASQNALGGQMRLGLPGEVFGRTEQYRQVSSPRGDPYTAAQLHNQYGPMNMGMNMAAHHHHHHHHHPGAFFRYMRQQCIKQELICKWIDPEQLSNPKKSCNKTFSTMHELVTHVSVEHVGGPEQSNHICFWEECAREGKPFKAKYKLVNHIRVHTGEKPFPCPFPGCGKVFARSENLKIHKRTHTGEKPFQCEFEGCDRRFANSSDRKKHMHVHTSDKPYLCKMCDKSYTHPSSLRKHMKVHESTPQGSESSPAASSGYESSTPPGLVSPNTETQSTNLSPATASVSGVHSVTTGAGGPLSSNFNEWYV; this is translated from the exons ATGCTGCTGGACGCTGGCCCTCAGTTCCCGGCCCTGGGTGTGGGCACCTTTGCGCggcaccatcaccaccatcaccatcatcatgctgcggtggcagcggcggcggcggcggctgcagAGATGCAGGAACGGGAGCTGAGCCTGGCACAGAACAGCTTTGTGGAGCCCGCGCACATGGGCGCCTTCAAGCTCAACCCCAGCGGTGGCTCCGGAGGAAGCGGCGGTAGCGGCAGCGCGGGGGGATCGGGCTCTTCTGGGGGAGCAGGAGGAAGCGGACCCCACGACTTGTCCCCCCCTGGGCAGAGCTCGGCTTTCACCTCCCAGGCTGGATACCCCGCTTCTGCCCTTGCCCCACACGCAGCCTACACGGGCGCAGCATTTAACAGCCCGCGGGACTTCTTATTCCGAGGACGCGGCTTTGCAGAGGGGGCTACGGCTGCAGGAGGGGGGCAGCATGGCTTGTTTGGCCCCCCGACAGGTAGCCTTCAtcaccacccccatcatcaccagcTCTCGCATGGGGAGCACCCGCAGAGCCACCTGCTTTTCCCCGGCATCCATGAACAGCATGCTGCagcctcccagaatgcccttggCGGACAGATGAGGCTCGGGCTGCCGGGTGAGGTGTTCGGCAGGACGGAGCAGTACCGGCAGGTGTCCAGCCCTAGAGGAGACCCCTACACCGCTGCCCAGCTACACAACCAGTATGGGCCGATGAATATGGGAATGAACATGGcagcccaccaccaccaccatcaccaccaccacccggGGGCCTTCTTCAGGTACATGAGGCAGCAGTGCATCAAGCAGGAGCTCATCTGCAAGTGGATAGACCCCGAGCAGCTCAGTAACCCCAAGAAGAGCTGCAATAAGACATTCAGCACCATGCACGAGCTGGTCACCCATGTGTCTGTGGAGCATGTCGGGGGTCCCGAGCAGAGCAACCACATCTGCTTCTGGGAGGAATGTGCCCGGGAGGGGAAACCATTCAAAGCCAAATACAAACTGGTCAACCACATCCGAgtgcacacaggagagaagcccttccCGTGCCCCTTCCCTGGATGTGGCAAGGTCTTTGCCCGCTCCGAGAACCTAAAAATCCACAAAAGAACTCATACAG gagAAAAGCCGTTCCAGTGTGAATTTGAAGGCTGCGACAGGAGATTTGCCAACAGTAGCGACAGAAAGAAACACATGCATGTACACACCTCTGACAAACCATATTTGTGCAAGATGTGCGACAAGTCTTACACCCATCCCAGCTCCTTAAGGAAACACATGAAG GTGCACGAGTCTACTCCTCAAGGGTCAGAGTCGTCACCAGCCGCCAGCTCCGGCTATGAGTCCTCCACCCCCCCAGGTCTGGTGTCCCCCAACACTGAGACACAAAGCACCAACTTGTCCCCGGCCACAGCATCGGTGTCTGGAGTGCACAGTGTAACTACGGGGGCTGGGGGACCCCTCTCATCAAACTTCAACGAGTGGTATGTGTAG